In bacterium, one DNA window encodes the following:
- a CDS encoding phosphoglycerate kinase: MKKLSIDDLQLSGRRVLMRVDFNVPLKDGVVKDDLRIRESLPSIMKVVNSGGKLILMSHLGRPKGGPTPEFSLKPVVPVLEKLTGKKVRFADECIGPIAEEAVSNLKNGDILLLENLRFHKEEEANDAAFAEKLAFLGDLYVNDAFGSAHRAHASTEGVTHFFEQSAAGYLMKKELDFLGGALANPKRPFAALLGGAKISGKIDVITNLLGKVDKILIGGGMAFTFLKAQGKEIGGSLLESDKIELAADLLKQAAAKNVKLILPVDFACAAEVNETASVSYHSAGSIPANLKGLDIGPESVKLFQSELSGCKTVVWNGPMGVFEIDKFALGTMEMAKVLADLTGSGAVTIVGGGDSAAAVAKSGLEKKFSHISTGGGASLEFLEGKVLPGVAALTD, encoded by the coding sequence ATGAAAAAATTGTCAATCGACGATCTGCAACTCTCTGGTCGACGCGTTTTAATGCGCGTCGACTTCAACGTCCCGCTTAAGGACGGAGTTGTTAAGGATGATTTGCGCATACGCGAGTCGCTTCCTTCAATCATGAAGGTCGTGAACTCCGGCGGAAAGTTGATTCTGATGTCGCATCTTGGCCGCCCCAAAGGTGGTCCGACTCCAGAGTTTAGCCTCAAGCCGGTTGTACCGGTGCTCGAAAAACTCACCGGCAAAAAAGTTCGATTCGCAGACGAGTGCATTGGTCCAATTGCTGAAGAGGCAGTTTCCAATCTCAAGAATGGCGACATCCTGCTTCTAGAGAACTTGCGTTTCCATAAAGAAGAAGAAGCCAACGATGCCGCATTTGCCGAAAAACTGGCGTTCCTTGGCGACCTCTATGTCAATGACGCATTCGGCTCGGCGCATCGCGCCCACGCCTCGACGGAAGGCGTCACGCATTTCTTCGAGCAATCTGCTGCCGGTTATCTGATGAAGAAGGAACTCGACTTCCTCGGCGGCGCTCTTGCCAATCCCAAACGTCCCTTTGCAGCTTTGCTGGGCGGCGCAAAGATCTCCGGCAAGATTGATGTCATCACCAATCTGCTTGGCAAGGTCGACAAGATTCTGATCGGCGGTGGAATGGCGTTTACATTCCTGAAAGCTCAGGGCAAAGAAATCGGCGGCTCGCTTCTTGAATCCGATAAAATCGAACTTGCGGCTGATCTGCTCAAGCAGGCGGCTGCTAAAAATGTGAAGCTGATTCTTCCGGTGGACTTCGCCTGTGCGGCTGAAGTCAACGAAACCGCCAGCGTCAGTTATCACAGCGCCGGATCAATTCCTGCCAATCTCAAGGGGCTTGACATCGGACCCGAATCGGTGAAGCTATTCCAATCCGAGCTGAGCGGCTGTAAGACAGTCGTCTGGAATGGACCGATGGGTGTTTTTGAAATCGACAAGTTTGCGCTCGGTACAATGGAGATGGCCAAGGTCCTTGCCGATCTGACCGGCTCCGGCGCAGTCACAATTGTTGGCGGCGGTGACTCTGCTGCAGCAGTTGCCAAGTCGGGCCTTGAAAAGAAGTTTTCACACATTTCTACCGGCGGCGGCGCATCGCTGGAGTTCCTTGAGGGCAAGGTTCTTCCCGGCGTCGCGGCGTTAACAGATTAG
- the gap gene encoding type I glyceraldehyde-3-phosphate dehydrogenase, producing MSTKIAINGFGRIGRLILRKAVKENKLEVVTINDVTDAATLAHLFKYDSVHRKFDGEVSVEGDNIIVNGKKIKVTKELDPAKLPHSAQGVQVVVESTGKFTDKEGASKHIAGGAKKVLISAPAKGHDGTFVFGVNWDDYDKSKHDVISIGSCTTNCLAPVVKVINDKFGIEKGLMTTIHAYTNDQKILDLPHKDLRRARAAALSMIPTTTGAAKAIAEVIPAMKGKLDGLAVRVPTSDGSLVDFCAILSKDVTVDDLNNAVKEAANGKMKGFLEYCTEEIVSIDVVGNSHSSVFDSRMTQAKGSFIKVFSWYDNEWGFSCRMVDALERMM from the coding sequence ATGTCGACTAAGATTGCGATCAATGGATTTGGACGTATTGGCCGGTTGATACTGCGCAAAGCAGTCAAGGAAAACAAGCTTGAAGTGGTAACGATCAACGACGTCACCGATGCTGCTACACTGGCGCATCTGTTCAAGTATGATTCCGTGCATCGCAAGTTCGATGGCGAAGTCAGCGTCGAAGGCGACAACATCATCGTTAACGGCAAGAAGATCAAGGTCACCAAGGAACTCGATCCGGCTAAGTTACCGCACTCCGCCCAAGGTGTGCAAGTCGTCGTGGAATCAACCGGCAAGTTCACCGATAAGGAAGGCGCATCGAAACACATCGCCGGCGGCGCCAAGAAGGTGCTGATTTCTGCTCCGGCCAAGGGACATGATGGAACGTTTGTGTTCGGTGTCAACTGGGACGATTACGACAAGAGCAAGCACGATGTCATTTCCATCGGCTCCTGCACAACCAACTGTCTGGCTCCGGTAGTGAAGGTCATCAACGACAAGTTCGGTATCGAGAAGGGCTTGATGACCACTATCCACGCTTACACCAATGACCAGAAGATTCTCGACCTGCCGCACAAGGACCTCCGCCGTGCCCGTGCCGCTGCGCTTTCAATGATTCCGACAACGACCGGAGCTGCCAAGGCGATTGCCGAAGTAATCCCGGCGATGAAGGGCAAACTTGACGGACTAGCCGTCCGCGTACCGACTTCGGATGGTTCGCTGGTCGACTTCTGCGCCATCCTTTCCAAAGACGTGACGGTAGATGACCTCAATAATGCCGTCAAGGAAGCTGCCAACGGCAAGATGAAAGGGTTCCTTGAGTACTGTACTGAAGAAATCGTCTCGATTGACGTCGTCGGCAACAGCCATTCATCAGTTTTCGATTCACGCATGACACAAGCCAAGGGTAGCTTTATCAAGGTCTTCTCCTGGTATGACAACGAATGGGGCTTCTCGTGCCGCATGGTGGACGCTCTTGAACGGATGATGTAG